The Aneurinibacillus uraniidurans genome segment TCCAGATTGAAACCGTACAGGATTTGCTGGAGCATTTTCCGTACCGCTATGAGGATTATCGGGTACGTGATCTAAGCGAAGTCCAGGATGGAGAGAAAATTACGATTATCGGTACGGTGTATGGCGAGCCGGTCGTTCGCTTCTACGGAGCTAAGAAATCACGCATTACCGTTAAAGTCGTAGTGGATAACATTGTTGTTACGGCAATCTGGTTTAACCGGGGATTTTTAAAAAGCCAGCTTCGTGCCGGACGCGAAATTATGCTGTCTGGCAAGTTTGAACGGGCTCGCCTGCAAATTATGGTGAGCGAGCAGCATTTTCTTGATACCGAGCGGGTAAAGGTACAGGAAGGTACGATTCAGCCGGTCTATTCGATAACGGGAGGGATGCAAGTCAAGCAGATGCGCCGTTTTATCATAGCAGCGCTTGAACAGTTTGGTGATTCGATCGACGAGATTTTGCCGGAGGATCTCGTGCGTAAGTATAAACTGGCCTCCCGTCGCGATGCGATTCGTAACATTCATTTTCCAGAGAGTGTGCAGGCGGGCAAGCAGGGGCGGCGCCGACTTGCATTTGAAGAGTTACTGCTGTTTCAATTGCGACTACAGGCGTATCATGCGATCAACCGACAAGCACGTGATGGAGTGGCCCAGCATGTTCCGCTTGAGAAGGTACACACTTTTATTCACAGCCTGCCATTTCCGTTAACGAATGCGCAGAAGCGAGTCATCAAAGAGATTCTTGATGACATGCAGGCACCTTATAGCATGAACCGACTGCTGCAAGGTGACGTTGGTTCTGGAAAAACCGTTGTCGCTGCGATTGCGCTTTTGGCTACGATAGAGGCGGGGTATCAGGGAGCGCTTATGGTGCCAACTGAGATTCTTGCTGAGCAGCATTACGAGACGCTATCTGAGCTTTTGGCACCGCATGGAATTGAAGTGGCGCTGTTATCTGGAAGTGCTACCGTACGAAAACGACGCGATATTCTGGGAGGGCTGCAATCGGGTTTAATTCAGGTCATCGTTGGTACGCACGCACTCATTCAGGAGGACGTATATTTTGCAAAGCTTGGGCTTGTGATTACAGACGAGCAGCACCGGTTCGGGGTGGAGCAACGCCGTATTTTGCGAGAGAAGGGGCTGAATCCAGATGTGCTGTTTATGACAGCGACGCCAATTCCGCGTACACTGGCCATTACAGCATTCGGTGATATGGATGTATCCACAATTGATGAGCTTCCCGCGGGACGTAAACCGATTGAGACGTACTGGGTACGCCATGATATGCTTGACCGCATTCTTGCATTTGTACGCAAAGAACTTGATCGGGGACGGCAGGCGTATGTGATCTCGCCGCTCATTGAAGAGTCTGAGAAGCTTGATTTGCAGAATGCGATTGATGTACACGCACAGTTAAGTCAATATTTTGCGGGCACGTACCGGGTTGGTCTTATGCATGGACGACTTGTGCCGCGGGAGAAAGACGAGGTTATGCAGCAGTTTAGCCGCAATGAGGTACAGGTGCTTGTCTCAACAACCGTTGTTGAGGTTGGGGTGAATGTACCGAATGCGTCGGTCATGGTGATTTATGATGCGGAGCGATTCGGCTTGGCTCAGCTTCATCAGCTGCGCGGACGTGTGGGTCGGGGGGCTGAGCAATCGTATTGTATTCTGATTGCAGACCCGAAATCTGAGACTGGCAAAGAGCGGATGCGGATTATGACGGAGACGAATGATGGGTTTGAAGTGGCGCAGCGCGATCTGGAGCTGCGTGGTCCAGGGGATTTCTTCGGGACGAAGCAGAGCGGATTGCCGGAGTTCAAGGTGGCGGATGTCGTACAGGACTATCGAATGCTTGAGGTGGCACGTCAGGAGGCGGCTGATATGGTGCGAGGAGAAGCGTTCTGGAGCAGCCCGCAGTATCGAGCACTGCGGGCATACTTGAAGCAGGATGAGTACTTTCTTACGAAAATAAAAGATTAATCGTCCTCGCTTTCTTTTAGCGATTTTTTCTGACCAAAAAGCCTGATTTGACGATTTTCTAGAAAGTGGCCGATACTGATAACACCATACATAACCAGCATGGTATAGGTGGTCATCAAATAGTAGCCGGCTCCGATGCTAATGCCAATTGCACCGGCAAAGAACACCATGGAGGCAGAAGTGAGGCCTTTGACAGAACCGCTCTTTTGAATGATCAGTCCTGCGCCGAGAAAGCCTAACCCGCTTACAATTTGCGCGGCTAGGCGCAGCGGATCCATCATCGTGCGGCCAGGAATGGAGTAACGATCTACAGTATGGATAGACACCAGGGTAAGAAGTGTCGCAGCGACTGTTACAAATGTATAGGTTTTGATGCCAGCCGGTTTAGAATGAACGGTGCGTTCAAGACCAATAACGAACCCGAACAGGGCACTCATTGACAGGCGGATATACATCTCTATATCTTCATAGTGTTCAATGGAATGCCAGATGTATAGCCAGAAATCTTTCATAAGTTAGGTCACCTCTCTCTATGCGTGCTATTGATTTTACCATATTCGACACGAAAGAAGAGATGCCGAAAAAATAAAAAAACCGTCCGGTTATAGGCCGGACGGGCATGCTAAACGCTGCGCGTTCAGCTTGCATAATGGGAGAGGAGAAACCGGAGGAAGAGCTTATGGGGAAACGTAAGTCTTCTCCGCGGTTGTCGGCAGTACGGACATGCCGTACCGCTACTAGTATTGTGGACGCAAATGGTGCATCCTATACATGAAAGCATAGAAAAATATCAAGCATTTACCATAATTTTTGTTTATGTTATACTAACGGCGTTTACTATAGTACGGAGGGAAATTATGCGCGTAGTTTCTGGCTCGAAGAAGGGCCATCCACTGCAGGCTGTATCGGGCAAGGGAACCCGTCCGACAGTTGATAAAGTGAAAGAGTCGATTTTTAATATGATTGGTCCGTATTTTGATGGGGGGCTTGCCCTTGATTTATATGCGGGCACAGGCGGTCTTGGAATTGAAGCGCTCAGCCGCGGCGTGGAGAGATGTATTTTTATAGATGCGAATCGCAAAGCTGTAAGCGTTGTCTATAAAAATCTTGATGCTACCGGACTTCGGGATCAGGCAGAGGTATACTGTAACGATGCGAACCGGGCGCTGAATGCACTTGCCAAACGCGAGCTTGTTTTTGATCTTGTGTTTCTTGATCCACCTTATGCGGAGCAGAAGATTGAGAGTCAGCTGGGGATTATGAATGACCATGGTCTTCTGGCATCAGGGGCACTCATTGTGGCTGAGCATGATGCCAAAGATAAGATGTGTGAGCAGATCGCAGATATTGTGAAGATACGCGAGACGACATATGGACAAACGGTTATTACGATTTACCGCAAGGAAATATAGATATGTAAAAGGGAGTGCAGTGGATGAGCATCGCGGTTTGCCCGGGCAGTTTTGACCCGGTTACGTATGGCCACCTTGACATTATTCAGCGGGGGGCTAAAGTTTTTGATAAGGTAATTGTGGCTGTATTAATTAATCGGAACAAGACGAACCCGGTGTTCACTGTTGAAGAGCGTCTTGCACTTTTACGAGAAGCGACGAAAGACATTCCGAATGTTGAGGTCGATACGTTTAACGGGCTGTTGATTGAATATATGCATACAAGAGGGGCCAAGGCCATTATTAAAGGGTTGCGTGCAGTATCCGACTTTGAATATGAGATGCAGATGGCGTCGATTAACCGTCTGATTGACAACAAGATTGAGACATTTTTTATGATGACGAACAATCAGTACTCATTCTTAAGCTCGAGTATTGTAAAAGAGATTGGAAAATATGGGGCTGATGTGAGCAGCCTTGTGCCGCCGAATGTTGAGCGTGCGTTGCGTGCTAAACGTGAAGAAGAACCCCGCTAAAGCTAGCGGGGTTCTTTGCGCATGCGCAGCCAGTGATAGATCTGCCAGAGCAGTGCAGTAAGGGTGAGTAAGGCAGCGCATACTAGGAGGGAGAAGGTATAATAAGAGGGTTGATTCCATAGCGATAACGGTTCTAGCCCAAGGCTGGTTGCCCAGGTTGGGACGGCAGAAGCTGGTTGCAATCGTCCGTATAAAAATGATCCTGCCGTATACGTGAAGAGAAAGGCGGTTACAGCATGCAGGGCGCGAGCGAAGAGGAAAGGTCCATACCGCATATCGGTTTGAGCAAGCATGCTGGCTACTTGTGCGTGAACAGACAATCCGCCCCAGGCCAGAATCGCACTCGTACTGGCCAGAACAAATGCGGGCGTGTAGGAGGCGAATAGATCACTTGCCTGCTTCGCACCGAGCGTGACTTCAAACAGGCCGTACACAAAAGCCTGTGCGCCTTCCGCAGGAGCACCAAACAGCCCGAGTATCTCCCCGAGTGCTGCTGATAGCAGGGCAATGAGATTCAGTTTCATAAGCAATGTCAGAAGTACGGAGAAAAACAAAATAAATCCGCCGACCATTAGCTGGGTCTGAAGCGAACTTGCCACCGCATCCCCCATTAGTTTGCCAAGGGCGCGTCCATCTTCAAGTCGGGCACGGTGCATCGCAAGAAAGGCGCGGATTAGCAGGGAGCGATTACTTGTTTGTGTATACGGCGTGCGTGGTGCGTGAGGGGCGTAACGCGACATGACAAGCCCTACCGCGATGGCAGTTATGTAGTGAGCGGCCATGAGGACCAGGCCGACTTTGACGCTGTGAAAAAAACCAACAGCCACGGCACCAGTAATAAAGACAGGGTCTGCTGTCGTAGTATAAGAAACGAGGCGTTCACCTTCGGCACGGGAGACGAGATTCTTGGCGCGAAGCTGCGTGGTTAACTTAGCGCTGATTGGATACCCGGAAGCGAATCCCATCGTCCAGACGAATGAGCCAGAGCCGGGGATGTTAAAAACTGGTCTCATAAGCGGCTCGAGCAGTACACCCATAAAGTGGGCGAGGCCTAAGCCAAGCAAGATTTCAGACGTAATAAAGAACGGAAGCAGTGCCGGAAATACAACATCCCACCAGATTTTTAGGCCGCGTAATGCTGCAAGAAACGCCGCTTCCGGGAATGATAACAGGCTGGCTGCGATAACAAAGCAGAATATGGCAAGCAGCAGAGTAGTTACATACGGTTTGAACGAATGCATAGACATATCTCCTTACCGAAATTTAAGCTTATCCTATATGTACGGACGTGCCCGGCAAAATAGACCCGTTTGTCGGAGATGAAGCGGGGTGGAAACAATGGAAAAGCGGGAAGAAAGGATGCCAGGTATCGGGTTAGCGCTTGGCGCGGGAGGGGCGCGTGGATTTGCTCATATTGGGGTGTTGGAAGTGCTGGAAGAGCATGGGGTCGTACCAGCTTATCTGGCGGGAAGCAGTATGGGGAGTCTCGTAGCTGCCCTGTATGCGAGTGGATTGACGACAGGGATGATGGAGAAGCTAGCTCTTAATCTCAAGCGAAAGCACTGGATCGATTTATGTGTACCTGGAATGGGCTTTGTTACGGGAGAGAAGCTGCGCCAGGTGGTGAAGCTGTTGACACGAGAGAGACGGATTGAAGAAATGGCACGTCCGCTGGCTATCGTTGCAACAGACCTCGGAACTGGTGAGCGGGTGATTTTTACGAAAGGGCCAGCGTATGAAGCGGTGCGGGCAAGCGTATCGATCCCAGGTATTTTTGTTCCATATCGACTGGATGGGCGTCTGTTAGTGGACGGTGCAGTCGTGGACCGGGTACCCATTGAAGTAGTGCGTGATATGGGGGCGGACCTGACAATAGGTGTGGATGTGGCACTTGCCCCATCCGATGCGCCAGTCAAATCACTGTTTGACGTGATCTTTCAATCAGTGGACATTATGGAACGTGAAATTTTTCGCCATCGTACGGTGTATGCTGATATTATGGTTCGTCCAGATGTGGGACGCTTTAGCTCGACGGCTTTTACGAATATCGAAGAGATTGTAGAAGAGGGACGCCAGGCGACACGAAAGATGATTCCGCATATTCACGATAAAATAGCAGAATGGAGGAAGGATAGATGAACGGTCGCAGACGTTTTATAAAAAGCAGGTGGGGCGCATTCGGGATCGGAGCGCTGATCGTTGTGATTTTATTTGGCATCGCGCTTAGTCCGACATCGTATTATATCATCCGTCCCGGCTCGGCGATTGAGCTTCAGCCTATCGTAACGGTAGAGGGTGGAGCGAAGCATGAAAAAGGGACATTGATGCTGACAACGGTGCGCATGGGACCGGCCAATGTGCTTGGATATATAGTAGGCAAGCTTGATCCATACACAGAATTAAGAAAGGAAGAAACCGTAAAAAGTCCGTACGAGACGGACGAGCAGTACAATGAGCGTGAATTGCTTGATATGAAAAATTCGCAGCAAAACGCCATGATGGTAGCGTTTCGCAAAGCAGGCTTGCCGGTTACGGTAACAGAAGAGGGGGCGCTAGTCGTCTTTTTTGTGCCGAATATGCCAGCTAAGCAGTATTTGCAGATCGGGGATGTAATTACGAAGGTAGGAAATGTATCGGTACGAAATTCGAAGCAGCTGCTCGATGTCCTGCATCAATATAAGGCGGGTGATACAGCTCGGCTAACGCTTATGCGTGACGGGAAGGAAATAACGGCTTCTGTACCGCTTAAACCGCTTCCGGTAGCGGCAGGAGAGAAACCGCGTGCCGGAATCGGCATTGCTTATCCAGACCCGGACGGCCCGATGACAGCGCGGGATGTGCAGGTGCCAAAGAAAGTGGAGATTCAGTCAGAAAACATCGGGGGCCCGTCTGCAGGGCTGATGTTTACACTGGAGATTTTAAGTCAGCTCACACCGGGCGATTTGACGAAAGGTTATCGTATCGCCGGTACCGGTACGATACGTCAGGATGGAACCGTGGGACCGATCGGCGGCGCGTATCATAAAGTGCGGGCGGCTGAGAAGATGAATGCAGACATTTTCTTCGCCCCAAATAACGATGTAATGCCAGGCTCAAAAATGCGTTCCAATTATGTAGAAGCGAAAGAAGAAGCCGAGAAGCTTGGCATGAAAGTCAAAGTCGTACCGGTGCGGACAGTTGATGATGCGCTGAACTACTTGAAGAGTATTCCTCCTAAAGCATAATCGGTGTCTGCCAGTATTCTCGCTGCATCTCACGCAGGCGCAATTCCAGCGGATATGCCAGTGCATAAACGGCGGCGGCTCGTACATCGAGCGCAAGCAAAGAGTGCTTACTCTTAGGCACGCGTGTCAGCACTGGAACGCGTGCCGTTTTTTTCATTTGACGCAATAGCTCGCGTCCGGTATCGGAGAAGCCAAGCACACGGATGTAGGCAGGGCCTGCTATTGTCGCCTGCTTCATTTGATCGTGTGTGATATGAAGCATACTATACAGGAGTAACCGCTGCAGGCGTGTCCAGGTATATCGTTTCGTTTTGATCGATTCCATTAATTCATGAAACGCAGCGGCCTGTGGCAGGGCTGTAAGCAGTCGATGTTCCAGCCCTTCTGTCATCTCATGTATGAGAGCCAACTGCTCTGGTGTCTGAGTGAGCAGCGTATGCTGCACATGAGGGAAAAAGTCGTCCCATGTAACTGGAAATCTTCCTGCATTCTGCTCGTCTGTAAGCACCGCCAGTGTGGAAGGCGGTACGTAAGGTGCGATAGTTAGAAGATTTCCTGATTCAAGCAGGTGCTTACGCAGGGCAGTAGCGCTGGCGATGCGTGTATCCGTCATCTCTGTGTCATGGTAGCCGGCTTTCTGTCGTGTGATGGTGGCGGGCATAATTGAGCTTTTCAGGCGGCGGAGTGCCAGACAGTAGTTCAATCCAAGAATGTTGTTTGGCTCGCTGGTATCTTTCTGGGCGTCTGCATCGCCAAGGAGCTGTGCCGCTGCACGACCGTAGGCAGCCGGGTAGCTGACACCTCTTGCTAGTTCTGTAGCAAGGGCTGTGCGAAATGCATCTGGTTCGTCTGTCAAAAGAGAAGCGAGCGTTTGAATACGCTCAATGTGTCCGCTTTCTGAACCGAAGCATAGGGTGTCGACAATGCCTGTCGCGTCAAGGGTGGCTACCGCTCCGAATGCGAACTGCTCTGCGTTTTGGGCCGCATATGCAAACGGGAGCTCCAGTACCAGATCGGCCCCCATTCGAAGTGCCATCTCGGTACGAGCCCATTTGCTTGCAATCGCCGGCTCACCTCGCTGCAAGAAGTATCCGCTCATGACAGCAACAGCTGCGTCTGCTGCCGTTTGTTTTTTTGCTTCTGTAAAGTGGTATACATGTCCATTATGAAGGGGATTGTATTCTACAACGAGTCCGACAGTTCGCACCGAAGCTCACGTCCTTTTCCAATTGATTTCTCCTAATTTTAGCATGTTATCCTTGACATGGCACCTAGTAAACCGATATAATCATTCTTGTTGCTTGAAATGAGGTCACTAAATGATGAAACTTCAAAAAAATGCACTGACACAGCTTCATGGCAGACATTTGCCGCTTGATGAGACGGTTGAACTGAATCTAACCCGCCGTCATCTTCAGCTTGTTGAAGCAAAACCGGCTCACTTTATCGGGGAAGCATTTGCAGCAACTGGTCTCTTCATTGTAGAGGGCCGGTTGACAGGTGAACTTACGATGGAATGTGCCCGTTGTTTAAAACATTTTCCATACTCCTATGATGTAGGGGTCAAAGAAACGTTCATGGACGAGAAAGCGATTGAGTTTGAAGTCGATGACGAAATGGAGCTTCACCCAATCGAAGGCGAAGAGATCGAGGTAACCCCTTATCTCGAGGGCGCAGTTCTGCTCGATTTGCCGCATACACTTATTTGTAGTGAAGACTGCAAGGGACTATGCCCGGAGTGTGGGGCGAATCGGAATGACAAAGAATGCGGTTGCGTTGTGGAACGCATCGACCCTCGTTTGGCGATTCTGGGTGAACTTTTTGGGAAGCAGGACAAATAAAGCTTTTCAAGCTCTGCAAAATCAGGTATGATGATTGTTGTTTTGGTGGACATCCCATCAAATTGGCGATCTTTATTGTAATCCGGTGAAGGGGGT includes the following:
- the coaD gene encoding pantetheine-phosphate adenylyltransferase is translated as MSIAVCPGSFDPVTYGHLDIIQRGAKVFDKVIVAVLINRNKTNPVFTVEERLALLREATKDIPNVEVDTFNGLLIEYMHTRGAKAIIKGLRAVSDFEYEMQMASINRLIDNKIETFFMMTNNQYSFLSSSIVKEIGKYGADVSSLVPPNVERALRAKREEEPR
- the recG gene encoding ATP-dependent DNA helicase RecG, whose translation is MSRWIKDVSNSIMMQPVTAVKGIGAERAIELAALQIETVQDLLEHFPYRYEDYRVRDLSEVQDGEKITIIGTVYGEPVVRFYGAKKSRITVKVVVDNIVVTAIWFNRGFLKSQLRAGREIMLSGKFERARLQIMVSEQHFLDTERVKVQEGTIQPVYSITGGMQVKQMRRFIIAALEQFGDSIDEILPEDLVRKYKLASRRDAIRNIHFPESVQAGKQGRRRLAFEELLLFQLRLQAYHAINRQARDGVAQHVPLEKVHTFIHSLPFPLTNAQKRVIKEILDDMQAPYSMNRLLQGDVGSGKTVVAAIALLATIEAGYQGALMVPTEILAEQHYETLSELLAPHGIEVALLSGSATVRKRRDILGGLQSGLIQVIVGTHALIQEDVYFAKLGLVITDEQHRFGVEQRRILREKGLNPDVLFMTATPIPRTLAITAFGDMDVSTIDELPAGRKPIETYWVRHDMLDRILAFVRKELDRGRQAYVISPLIEESEKLDLQNAIDVHAQLSQYFAGTYRVGLMHGRLVPREKDEVMQQFSRNEVQVLVSTTVVEVGVNVPNASVMVIYDAERFGLAQLHQLRGRVGRGAEQSYCILIADPKSETGKERMRIMTETNDGFEVAQRDLELRGPGDFFGTKQSGLPEFKVADVVQDYRMLEVARQEAADMVRGEAFWSSPQYRALRAYLKQDEYFLTKIKD
- a CDS encoding MgtC/SapB family protein; protein product: MKDFWLYIWHSIEHYEDIEMYIRLSMSALFGFVIGLERTVHSKPAGIKTYTFVTVAATLLTLVSIHTVDRYSIPGRTMMDPLRLAAQIVSGLGFLGAGLIIQKSGSVKGLTSASMVFFAGAIGISIGAGYYLMTTYTMLVMYGVISIGHFLENRQIRLFGQKKSLKESEDD
- a CDS encoding YceD family protein, translated to MMKLQKNALTQLHGRHLPLDETVELNLTRRHLQLVEAKPAHFIGEAFAATGLFIVEGRLTGELTMECARCLKHFPYSYDVGVKETFMDEKAIEFEVDDEMELHPIEGEEIEVTPYLEGAVLLDLPHTLICSEDCKGLCPECGANRNDKECGCVVERIDPRLAILGELFGKQDK
- the ylbJ gene encoding sporulation integral membrane protein YlbJ; this translates as MHSFKPYVTTLLLAIFCFVIAASLLSFPEAAFLAALRGLKIWWDVVFPALLPFFITSEILLGLGLAHFMGVLLEPLMRPVFNIPGSGSFVWTMGFASGYPISAKLTTQLRAKNLVSRAEGERLVSYTTTADPVFITGAVAVGFFHSVKVGLVLMAAHYITAIAVGLVMSRYAPHAPRTPYTQTSNRSLLIRAFLAMHRARLEDGRALGKLMGDAVASSLQTQLMVGGFILFFSVLLTLLMKLNLIALLSAALGEILGLFGAPAEGAQAFVYGLFEVTLGAKQASDLFASYTPAFVLASTSAILAWGGLSVHAQVASMLAQTDMRYGPFLFARALHAVTAFLFTYTAGSFLYGRLQPASAVPTWATSLGLEPLSLWNQPSYYTFSLLVCAALLTLTALLWQIYHWLRMRKEPR
- a CDS encoding SepM family pheromone-processing serine protease yields the protein MNGRRRFIKSRWGAFGIGALIVVILFGIALSPTSYYIIRPGSAIELQPIVTVEGGAKHEKGTLMLTTVRMGPANVLGYIVGKLDPYTELRKEETVKSPYETDEQYNERELLDMKNSQQNAMMVAFRKAGLPVTVTEEGALVVFFVPNMPAKQYLQIGDVITKVGNVSVRNSKQLLDVLHQYKAGDTARLTLMRDGKEITASVPLKPLPVAAGEKPRAGIGIAYPDPDGPMTARDVQVPKKVEIQSENIGGPSAGLMFTLEILSQLTPGDLTKGYRIAGTGTIRQDGTVGPIGGAYHKVRAAEKMNADIFFAPNNDVMPGSKMRSNYVEAKEEAEKLGMKVKVVPVRTVDDALNYLKSIPPKA
- the rsmD gene encoding 16S rRNA (guanine(966)-N(2))-methyltransferase RsmD — protein: MRVVSGSKKGHPLQAVSGKGTRPTVDKVKESIFNMIGPYFDGGLALDLYAGTGGLGIEALSRGVERCIFIDANRKAVSVVYKNLDATGLRDQAEVYCNDANRALNALAKRELVFDLVFLDPPYAEQKIESQLGIMNDHGLLASGALIVAEHDAKDKMCEQIADIVKIRETTYGQTVITIYRKEI
- a CDS encoding nucleotidyltransferase, with translation MRTVGLVVEYNPLHNGHVYHFTEAKKQTAADAAVAVMSGYFLQRGEPAIASKWARTEMALRMGADLVLELPFAYAAQNAEQFAFGAVATLDATGIVDTLCFGSESGHIERIQTLASLLTDEPDAFRTALATELARGVSYPAAYGRAAAQLLGDADAQKDTSEPNNILGLNYCLALRRLKSSIMPATITRQKAGYHDTEMTDTRIASATALRKHLLESGNLLTIAPYVPPSTLAVLTDEQNAGRFPVTWDDFFPHVQHTLLTQTPEQLALIHEMTEGLEHRLLTALPQAAAFHELMESIKTKRYTWTRLQRLLLYSMLHITHDQMKQATIAGPAYIRVLGFSDTGRELLRQMKKTARVPVLTRVPKSKHSLLALDVRAAAVYALAYPLELRLREMQREYWQTPIML
- a CDS encoding patatin-like phospholipase family protein; protein product: MEKREERMPGIGLALGAGGARGFAHIGVLEVLEEHGVVPAYLAGSSMGSLVAALYASGLTTGMMEKLALNLKRKHWIDLCVPGMGFVTGEKLRQVVKLLTRERRIEEMARPLAIVATDLGTGERVIFTKGPAYEAVRASVSIPGIFVPYRLDGRLLVDGAVVDRVPIEVVRDMGADLTIGVDVALAPSDAPVKSLFDVIFQSVDIMEREIFRHRTVYADIMVRPDVGRFSSTAFTNIEEIVEEGRQATRKMIPHIHDKIAEWRKDR